In the genome of Methylomagnum ishizawai, the window GGCCGGTGCGTTTCGATCCAAGGATCGTCGTGGCGCAGGGTGAGGCCGTTCCAGGAAACATGCAGGGGGCGGTGGTTTTCGGCGGGGCCGATGTTGTACTTGAGATAGGGCCGTGCGGCCCGGAGGTCCGGGTCGGCCAGCTGCGCGTCCCGGCCCCTGGCGTAGCTGGTCAGCATGTTCGTCTCGTAGATCGTCCGGGTGCGGAACGAGGCCGAGCCGTTGTAGGCCCAGCCGTGCTTGGCGGCGATCTTGTCGAACTCCTGGCGGAACCAGTCGATGCCCTGGCCGTCCTCCATGGCGGCCAGGACCGAGCCGTGGAAATCCGCCAGCAAATCCGCCGCCTTGCCATTCGCCACCACGAATGCCCGCTCATGCACCTCCGCCTCCACATCGTCGAAATGCTCGGTCGGGATGTAGTTGCCGCGCTTCTTGCGGAAGAAGTCGATCTGCTCGGCGAACGGGAGCCGGGCGTTGTCGATGCTGAGGGTTTCGGCGTCGGCGTTAAGGGCCATTTCAGCGCACCTGTTGCAGACGTTTGAGCCCTTCGTCCGTGATTTTGAGGTGGGGGCACGTTTTCCCTTTGCGGTATTTGACGAATGGGCTGGGCAATTCCACCGTTTCGACCAGGGCTTCCCGCTCCAATCGATTGGCGACTCCCGGATTCATGGAACTACGCGGCAGCGGTTGTTCGCTGATGTGCCGTAATTCTTCCAACGCATGGGCCGAAAGAGGGTGCGTCTTGCTTCCATTTAATGGTTTTTTCATGGGTTCGTGGCTCTCTAGGCATCATCGTCGATGGATTCGCCACGCTTGATTTCGTTGATATCCCATCCTGGACGTTCTTCCGCCATGATCTGCCGCACTTCTTCTTCGTCTGCGGCGAGAACCGTTGCTTCATTGACTTCGCATGAAAGCTGCGAGCCTATTTTTTCGGTTTTGCTAAACCGGACATGCCATTCGTACATCTCAGTGCCCCTGTTGAACATCGAACCGACCCGCCAAATCCGCCGCCAGCATCGCCTGGGCGAACAATTCCACCATCGCCCGCTTGTCGAGCGCCGGGAATAGCGCCTCCAGTTTGGCTTTGAGCGCCGCCAAATCCTCCGCCTCATCGGCAGCTTGGCGGATCACGGCCACCCATTCCGCCAATGGCCCCGCCGCCCGTTCGGCCAGTTGCTCGGCCAGGAGGCCCGGCGTGTCGGTGGCCGCGCCCGCGCCCTTGAGCGCCGCGATCCGCGTCGCCGCCGGGAGGTTGATGCCCTTTTCGCTGGTGGCGTCGATCTTCGGGATTTCGACCGGCGCTCCCGGTGCCAGCCGGTCCTGGTCGTTTTCGGCCTTGGGGATCTTGGTCTTGTCGTTGAGCCATCGCTTGCTGAAATCGCCACCGACCGCCACCAGCGTGGGCAGCGCGTTGGCGAGCTTCTCGACATCCTCGGCGGCCGCCGTGTCGAACACATGCCGGGGACAGCGCCGCCGGTCGATGTTCGCGCCCTCGGGGTTCAAGGCCAGGATCAGCCAGCCGAACGCGGTGAGCGTGCGGTCGATCTGGCGGGCGTCCGTGGTGGTGAGGTCGGCCTTCACCTCGCGGCGCTCGTTGGATTCGGTGGCGGTTTTGCCGCCCAGGCGCTGCTGGCCGGTGACGATCTTGCTGGCGGTGTCCTCCGCCCAGTCGATCATCAGCTTGAACATATCCGCGGAACTCGACGCGGAGTTCTTCATCTCCTCGATGGCCATCGAATCCGGCACGATACCGCCCGCCCGCTTGCCGATCTGCGTGACGGCCTGGAGCAGCTTGCGCTTGTCGTCGGGGGTGGCGTTGGCGGGATGCTTGCCGACCAGGATCAGCAGGCCATAGGTGTTGAGCAGTTCGCCCAGGTCGCGGATGGCGTAGTTGGCGAACAGGTAGGGCCAGGCCAGCGAGCGGACCAGGCCGATGCGCGGGGCGTAGCCGGAGCGGGCCTGGTGCTTGTGCAGGATCCACCCGCCGGGCCGGAGCTTGGCCCCCTCGGCGCTGAGGTCGCGCAGGCGGATTTTGCTGTGGGTCCAGGGTTCGAGGCGGAACCAACCTTGGGGCCGATGCTCGATGGCGGCGGGGAGCCACAGGCTCCCTTCGCGCCGCCAGGTCAATTCCTGGGCGGAGAAACCGTGGCCCATGGCGTCGGCGCAGCCCAGGATGATGTTGTCGACGCAGGGCCAATCCTGCGCCTCCTCATCCAACGGGTCGCCGATCCCGAAGATGTTGTCGAACACATCGTTCAGGAACGCGGTGGCCTTCTTCTCGGCCCGGTTCGCGCCATCGGGTTCGACGAAGCGGCGTTCCAGTGTCAGGAGCGCCCGCTCGCGCTTGCCCATCTCGGCGTCGCAATGGCCCCACTTCTCGCGGATGTCCAGCCAGAGTTCGGACTGCTGTTGCAGGTTCCAGCGCTCGGCGTCCTCCAGGATTTCGGCCAGCTTCGGGGGCGTCAGGCCGCGCGAGGGGTGGGTCTGGTAGGTCCGCTGTATCCAGGAGATATTGGGGTCGCTGGTTTGCGGTTCGGCCAGTTCGGCGGATTGGATGAGGTTACCGTGGATGTCGACGATCATTGGAAGGGTCCGTAGGCGCGGCGTGTCTGGTCAGCCAGTTCTTGCAGCCAAGTGATGAAGCCGGTTTTGAGATAGCAGCGCTGTTTGCGCTGGTTGAAGTCGAGGAAAACCAATCCAGCCCCGGAGTTGTGGACGTCCGCGGCGATGGTATGGGCGAACGCGGTGAGGGTTTCGCCGTCGCCGTTCTTCCGCCCGGATCGTTCCCAGGCCAGGAGTCGGGCGCAGATCATGGAGCGATGCGGCTCCCAGGCTTTCACTTTCATCACCACGCGCCTTCCCCTTCGATTCTCGGCAGATCGTCGTCCTCCGGTGGCCGCATGAAGTTCGTCGGCGCTTGGGCCTTGCCCTCCCAGCTGGCAGGCTTGCCGGGGAGTGGGATGAAGTCGATCTCCCCCGCGTCGATCCCGCTGGCGTAGTTCGCCAGTAGCCCGGCGACGTAGGAGTCGCCATGGCGCTGGCCCTTGCTGTCGGTCTTGCCCTCGGGCACGCGGGGCACGCCCCGGACCAACCGTACCGCGCGGTGATCCTCCAGGATGTCGTCGTGTTTGATCAGGGCGATCTGCCGATCCTCGAACAACGCCTTGTAGCGCGGCCCCTGCTCCCGGTAGAACGCCTCCGAGAGTTGGATGCCCTCCACCCGCGAGCCGAATCCGTCCCGGGCGGCCTCGGCGATGTAGGAACCGTTGCCGCCCGCGTCGATGGCGACGCCGCCCAGACGAGGCAGCGCGTGCAGCACGGCGAACAGCGCCTGCTCCTGCTGGCGGTGCGGGACGTTGTGCATTTCCACGATGAAGGGCACGCGGCGGTCCAGGCGCTCGCCGATCTCCATCGGCACGATGTCGCTCATATCGCCCTTGCGGGCGAAGTCCATCCCGGCGCTATGCCGCCGCTTGGGGTCGAGCAGATTGAACGCGGGCCGCAGTTCGTCGCCGATCCAATCCTCCATGATGCGGCGGCGCTTGGGTTCCGGCGCTTCGTTGAAGGCGCGGTCGCCCTCGAATCGCAAGAGCGGCCCCGATTCCGACATGCACGCCTCGACGATGGCCCTGGGCAGATATGTCCCGCCCCCGAAGGCCGGGACGCAGAACAGTTCCTCGTCCTCGTTGGGGCGGTAGCGCTTGACCAGGGATTCCCGCCACGCGGTTTCCTTCCCGGCGCTCCACTCCTGCCCGGAAACCTGGCAGATACGCCGGTATAGGCCATCGGCGAGCGCGTCGTCCAGGGTGACACGGTGCAGGCTGTAGTCGTACCGGCCGGCCCGGACATCGTTGATGAGCGTGTTGAACGGGTTCTCGTCGCCGTTGTGGGTGCTGATGAGGTGGATTTCGCCGCCCCACATGGTCATGGCCATGGCGGCCTTGAGCAATTCGGCCAGGTCGTCCACGAACGCGGCCTCGTCGATCACCAGCCGGTCGCGGGGACGGCCCTTGGACCGCAGGTTGCGCGGATTGCTGGAAAAGGCGTGGATCACCTTGCCGCTGGCGAAGTCGAGGGTGTACTTGCAAATCGACTTGTCGGGATTCTTGGGGTCGGGGAAGAATTCCTCCCGTATTTCCGATGATGCCGCCGCCCCGAAGGTCTTGGCCCAATCGGCGCAATCCGAGATGAAGCCCTGCGTCATCTCCTTGTCGAAGGAGATGTAATAGACGTTCCCGCCTCCCGCGTCCGCCGCATGGAGTACGGAATCCGCCGCCTCGCCATAGCTGAGGCCGACACGGCGCGATTTTTCGATGATCTTGACCGGGCTATGGTCGTCCATCCACCGCCATTGATAGGCCAGGAAGATGTCCTGATCGATCATTGCATCATCCTCGACGCGATGGCGGCGCGGATCGCCGCGATGCCCTCGGGGGAGACACCCGACTTGCGCCCGGCATCGGTGGCGGCCTCCGCTGCGGCGGCGCGTTCCTCGGCGCGGATTTCCTTCTCGCGCTCGGCGTTGAATTTGCGGCTGGCGATGTCCGCCCGCCCCAGGTCGGCCACCGCCTTGGCGATCTTCGCCGTGGTCTCGGCCAGGAGGTGCGGATCGTCGCCCGCCTCCTCGGCCTCGCGCAGGGCCACGGCGAGTTTGAGCAGCCGGGTTTGCAGGGCGCGGATGGTGGCCTCGCGGACGACGCCTTCGGGATCGTCGTTGGATTCCAGGCTTGCCTTGGCGACGTGGTACAGCTGGCGGCTCTCGGCCATGTCGGCCTCGAACTCTTCCTGGAACGCCCGGCCATGCCGATAGACCGCGCTGCGCCCGATCTTGAGTTCCAGGCCGGTCTCGGACAACCGGCTGTTCAGCCAGTCCGTCATCCCGGTGTAATCGCTGAACCCGTCGTCGATCAACCGCGCGTTGAATTCCGCGAGGATAGCCTTGGGCACCTCGGTTTTCAGGGTCGAGCGGCGGGCCATCAGGCCAGTTCCCCGGGGCCGGGCTTGCGGATGCCGGGGATGTCCCGCGCCCCCTGGATGTGTTCCAGCCCTTCCTCGCCCAGCATCCCGATGAACACGCCGCCGGATTCCCGCAGCGCGATGGCCCCCACGTTGTCGAGCCAGGCCAGTTCGGTGCGCACCTGGTCGCGGGTGGCGACGGTGCCGGACTGCCCGAGCCTACGCCGGAGGGCTTCCTGGTCCGCCGTGTAGGCCGGGGATTGGTTGAGTTGCAGCAGCAGCAGGAGCCGCAGGTTGTCGCGGTCGGTCATTTCGGTTTCCCCATCGCTTCCAGGTAGCCCTCGATCCGGCCCATGGATTGGTTGGTTTTCCTGATTTCCTCCAGCACGGTGTCCACGCGGCGGTGGACGGCGGAAAGGTCGTCGTGGGTGATCGAGTTCTTGACCTCGGTTTCCAGCGCCTGGACGCGCTCGCCCAGGCGCTGGAACGTCATGCCGGTTTTCTCCTTGTGGGTGTCCAGCGCGTTGGCGGTGGCCCGGCCCCGCGCCGAACTGATGCCGTAGATCGCCAGCCCGAAATTCAGGACCAGCGCTATGGCGGACCAGACGTTGAAATCGAACGACACATTCATGGCCACAGCCCGATGTGGATCCATCCGCCCTCGTCCACGATCTCCGGGCGGCGGTGGGCGGCTTTGATGCGGTCCTTGCATTCGGCCAGGAGGTTGTCGAGCAGCGTCTTGTGCCGCTTCTTCATCAAGGGGATATCGACCAGCGAAGGGGTCTGGTTCTTGTTGCTGGTCTGGACGATGCCCTTGAAATCCATCGCCACGCCGTGGGCATGGTTGCTCCAGCGCGGGGGGCGGATCAGGGCACCGTTCGCCCGGCGGGCCTGCCGGGGGTTGTAGACGCCGACATGGGCGATATTCCAACCGGCGGATTCCAGCACGTCGTGCATCGCGGCCAGCACGGTGTCGGCGAACGCCCGCCCGCAGAAGATTGGGCTGGAACTCAGGGTGGGGCCGCGCTCGGTCACGTAATAGACCGGCTTGTCCATGGTCGCCAGGCAGGGTTCCAGGACCAGGGGCGCATCGGCGGGGCGCGATGAATGTTGGCGGGACGGGACGACGATCATGGTTTCGCGCCCTCTTTGATGAGGACCGCGCCCAGGCCGCCCATGATTTCGGCGGTGCCCTGCACGGGGTTCCCGGCGGCGACCGTGGCGATGCCGACGACGATGGCGGTCAGGCCAGCCCAGGTGGAGGGTTCGCGCAAACGCGCCCAGAGGTAGGAGAGGATTTTTCGCATGGTGTTGCTCCGGTTGGACGGGACACCACGATACGCGAATATGGAAAAGCCGAGCCGCTGAAGCGTTTCAGCGTCCCGGCTCCGGGGGGGATTAGAACAGTTCGGTCTGCCTGTTCTTGGCGGGAGATTGGGTGCCGCCAATGATGTTGTGAATTTGCCGTTCCGTCAAATGGTGGAGCGCCGCGAGGTCGGCGGTGGAGAATCCGGCCCGGCGCTGGGCCAGGATGCCTTCGTTGCGGACGCGCAGCCAGGCTTTATAACAGCGCGGGATATGGAGCCACTGGCCCGGATAGGCGTCGGCCAGCTTGGTGGCGGTGTCCAGGCCGAGTTTACAAGCGAGGGGTGTGGACTCCTTCACCGGCGGCACGGGCACCCAGATGCGCCGCCCGTCGAAGAGGCGGAGGACATCGACGGCGACCTGCCGACCGCAGCGCCGGGCGATGTCCTGCACCAGGGTGGGCAGGCTGTACCAGTTGAGGCTATCCAGCCCGTCGAGTTCCACGGCGGGATTCCCTGTGGGCCGGCGTCCAGGTCATCGGCTTCCCGCATTCCGCGCAAACCACCGGCCTTTCCCAGATCAAGGCCGTCGCGGCCTCGCGGGGGACGATGCCGGTATGCTCGCCGCAGGAGAGCCGTCCTTGCTGGATTTCGCGGTACAGCCACTTTTTCAACCGCTCGATGGCGGCGTCCCAATCGTCGGGACCGAACGCCTCCAGGAGCGCCGTGACATTGGCCGACCGGCTATTGCTGGCCCAGCTGCACAGCGCGGATTCCTCCGGGGATTGGATGATGCCCAGGGCATGGCCGCGCAGCCAGAGCTTGCGTAATTTCCGGGCCGGGTCGGTGCGGTCGATGGGGCGGCTTTTCTTGCCGTCCTGCTGCTTATGCTGGACCTTGAACCCGCACGCCTTGGCGTGGGCGAGGAGGCGTTCGCAGCCCGCGATGTCCGCGTCGCGGAGGCTATCGACCCCGGCGCAGCGGCGCTTGATCGCGGCCCATTCGTCGTCGTTCCATTTGAGGTTGGAGCGGGCCACGTTGCAGAGCTTGACGAGGCGTTTGAGTTCCGCCTCCTGGTTGGCGGCGAACTGCGACTGGGCGGCTGGGTGTTGTTGGTGGGTTGGCATCTTATCTCCCGAGCGGGTCGTGGTGGTGGGGATAGGTGTGGGCGGACGGCCCGGCCTCGGCCAGGTCGGTGAACGCATCGACGCCGGACATATGGATCACGGCACCGTGGTATATCTTGCCGTCGAGCAACGGCCCTTTCGGCTCGTCGGATTGGATGCGCTCCCAGAGCCAATGCAGATCGCCGGTGGACGCGGCCAGGACGATGAACTCCCGGCCTTCGATGATGAGGCCGGTGCAAAGGCCGGGATGACCGACATGGCCCTTACGGCTGAGTTGCTGGCCGACCAGGACTTTGGGAGGGGTGTGTGTGGGTTCGGACATGAAGGGTTCCTCAAGTTGCGCCGCCCCGGCCTCCAGGGCGTCGGCGGCTTGGTGTTCCTCGCGGATGCGCCGGGGCGAATCCTCGTACAGGGCGGCGAGGCGATGGTTCGCCGCCGCCCGCCGCAAGGCGGCGATCCGCGCTTGTGTTGCCGCGTCCATCAGGTGGCGTCCGGGATGCGGGCGCGGTCGATCTCGTAGCCGAAGATGTTCTCGGACTTGATGGCCGCGCCGACCGTGACGAGGGTTTCGGTGTCGAGGTTCTTGAGCGCTTCCTTGTCGATTTCCTCCTTGGTCCTGATGCAGCCATCGAGCTTGAGGTCTTTCAGCGCTTGCAGGGTGTCAGCGACGCGCTTGACCAGCACCTTGGTCGAGAGCCGGTAGCCGACCGAGCCGAAGACCATCTGCTTGGTCTTGGCCTTGGCGAACTCGTGGCGATGGGCCTCGCAGAACTCCTTGATCGCCAGTTCCAGCCCCGCCTTGCGTTCTTGCAGGGGGAGGGAACCGGCCTTGGCTTCCGCCTTGGCGCGGTCGATGGTTTCGTTCGCGCCCGCCTCGATCAAGCCGAGATCGCGGTCGATCTCGCCGATCTGGCGGAGGGTGGCGTCCACATCGTCCCAGCTGTTGAGTTGGGTGCCTTCGATTCGTTTTCTTGCCATGGGTTTATCCCTTCTGTTCGAGCATCTTGCGGATTGCGGCGAGGGCCGCGCGGCCCTCGTCGGTGAGGGTGGGGGCCGGGGCGGCGTACCGCTCGGCCAGTTCGCGGCCTTCGTGCCAGCCGCGTATCCAGTAGTTGCGGAGGTCGGCGCGGCGGTAGGGGCAGCTATCGAGCGGCCCGCCCGCGAGGCCCGCCGCCGATCCCTGCCCATGGGCCACATCCTGGTTAATCGCCTGTTGGTTCAGGCGGTTCGCCCGCCGCCGCGTCTCCCGGCTCATCGGTCGGCGACCCGTCCGGCGGCGGGCTGTCCGAGGATGCGGATGGCGGCGAGGGCGAGGCGGAGTACGAAACCCCGCGCAACCGGGCCTGGGTCGCCGCGAGATACGCCCCGATCTGGACCGGCCCGCCGGTGTCCGGGTCCAACATCATCCCCGGCGGCAACGGCGCGGAGGTAGGCGATGGCGCGGGCGCGGCTGGTGGGGCCGGTTGCGTTTCCCGCAGCCGTTGGTGGTGTTCCAGCACCGAGACCACTTGGCCCCGGTCGTCCACCATCATGCCCAGCGGCAACGCCGGGGCCGGGGCGGATTGCGCCCGGTCCCTGGGCAGGGCTTGCCGCCGCTGTTCCTCCTGCGCTTCCGCCTGGGCTTCCGCCTTGAGGTTGGCTTGCCGGATGCGGCGCACGATGATCGACCGCAGCAGGTTGTGGTTGTCCAATGGCAGGTCCAGCTTGCCTTCCGCCCGCATCTGCACCAGGGTGTCGATGCCCCCGGCCCAGGCTTCCCGTGGCGCGGCGTACACCTGCCCCTCCCACTTGATCTCCGCCGCTTCGATCATCGGCAGCAAATCCTCCAGGAGCTTCGCCACCCGCTCCAGGGTGAGCGAGCGCTTGGCGGGCCGGAACAGGCCCAGGTACATCAAGATGGGTTTTCCAATCGGGGCGAGCCGCAGCGCCCTTTCCACGGCGTCGCGGGCGGCGTCCAGCGCCATCAGCGTGTCGAGGCTCATTTCCGCCCCACAGCAGGGGCATCGCAGTCGCATCCGGGGTCTCCTTGTGCTTGGTGTAGCGGATCAGCATCCCGTGGAGCGGGATGAGGTAGTCGTCGTGGAACAGCCCGCCGCCGATGCGTTGGGCGTTGTCGAGCCGGTCCATCGCCGCCTGGTGGCGCACGATGAGCGTGGGCCGGGGCCAGGTCATCAGCACCGTCTCGATGTGCGGGACGATCCCGCGCTTCTTGAAGAACGACCGGGCATGGCGCAACACCTCGATGGTGCGGGCGGTGCTGTCGCACGCGCCCCGGTGGTGGGCCGGCACGTTGTGGGCCCGCCGGATGGGGGCGAGGTTGGCGTTGGTGTGCATGGGCATGGGCGGTCTCCTAGCTGTTGAGGTGCTGGATCGGCGCGGCGAGGTCGCGCAGGTGTTGCGGCATGGAGGCCAGGGACAGCAGCGCCCGGCCCAGGCCGATGGCCTCGGCGTTGGTCAGGTCGAGTCCGACATGGATGTG includes:
- a CDS encoding phage protein Gp27 family protein; translation: MARRSTLKTEVPKAILAEFNARLIDDGFSDYTGMTDWLNSRLSETGLELKIGRSAVYRHGRAFQEEFEADMAESRQLYHVAKASLESNDDPEGVVREATIRALQTRLLKLAVALREAEEAGDDPHLLAETTAKIAKAVADLGRADIASRKFNAEREKEIRAEERAAAAEAATDAGRKSGVSPEGIAAIRAAIASRMMQ
- a CDS encoding DUF935 domain-containing protein — its product is MIVDIHGNLIQSAELAEPQTSDPNISWIQRTYQTHPSRGLTPPKLAEILEDAERWNLQQQSELWLDIREKWGHCDAEMGKRERALLTLERRFVEPDGANRAEKKATAFLNDVFDNIFGIGDPLDEEAQDWPCVDNIILGCADAMGHGFSAQELTWRREGSLWLPAAIEHRPQGWFRLEPWTHSKIRLRDLSAEGAKLRPGGWILHKHQARSGYAPRIGLVRSLAWPYLFANYAIRDLGELLNTYGLLILVGKHPANATPDDKRKLLQAVTQIGKRAGGIVPDSMAIEEMKNSASSSADMFKLMIDWAEDTASKIVTGQQRLGGKTATESNERREVKADLTTTDARQIDRTLTAFGWLILALNPEGANIDRRRCPRHVFDTAAAEDVEKLANALPTLVAVGGDFSKRWLNDKTKIPKAENDQDRLAPGAPVEIPKIDATSEKGINLPAATRIAALKGAGAATDTPGLLAEQLAERAAGPLAEWVAVIRQAADEAEDLAALKAKLEALFPALDKRAMVELFAQAMLAADLAGRFDVQQGH
- a CDS encoding VpaChn25_0724 family phage protein; its protein translation is MTDRDNLRLLLLLQLNQSPAYTADQEALRRRLGQSGTVATRDQVRTELAWLDNVGAIALRESGGVFIGMLGEEGLEHIQGARDIPGIRKPGPGELA
- a CDS encoding host-nuclease inhibitor Gam family protein, producing the protein MARKRIEGTQLNSWDDVDATLRQIGEIDRDLGLIEAGANETIDRAKAEAKAGSLPLQERKAGLELAIKEFCEAHRHEFAKAKTKQMVFGSVGYRLSTKVLVKRVADTLQALKDLKLDGCIRTKEEIDKEALKNLDTETLVTVGAAIKSENIFGYEIDRARIPDAT
- a CDS encoding Mor transcription activator family protein, which produces MELDGLDSLNWYSLPTLVQDIARRCGRQVAVDVLRLFDGRRIWVPVPPVKESTPLACKLGLDTATKLADAYPGQWLHIPRCYKAWLRVRNEGILAQRRAGFSTADLAALHHLTERQIHNIIGGTQSPAKNRQTELF
- a CDS encoding terminase large subunit domain-containing protein, producing the protein MIDQDIFLAYQWRWMDDHSPVKIIEKSRRVGLSYGEAADSVLHAADAGGGNVYYISFDKEMTQGFISDCADWAKTFGAAASSEIREEFFPDPKNPDKSICKYTLDFASGKVIHAFSSNPRNLRSKGRPRDRLVIDEAAFVDDLAELLKAAMAMTMWGGEIHLISTHNGDENPFNTLINDVRAGRYDYSLHRVTLDDALADGLYRRICQVSGQEWSAGKETAWRESLVKRYRPNEDEELFCVPAFGGGTYLPRAIVEACMSESGPLLRFEGDRAFNEAPEPKRRRIMEDWIGDELRPAFNLLDPKRRHSAGMDFARKGDMSDIVPMEIGERLDRRVPFIVEMHNVPHRQQEQALFAVLHALPRLGGVAIDAGGNGSYIAEAARDGFGSRVEGIQLSEAFYREQGPRYKALFEDRQIALIKHDDILEDHRAVRLVRGVPRVPEGKTDSKGQRHGDSYVAGLLANYASGIDAGEIDFIPLPGKPASWEGKAQAPTNFMRPPEDDDLPRIEGEGAW
- a CDS encoding regulatory protein GemA; translated protein: MPTHQQHPAAQSQFAANQEAELKRLVKLCNVARSNLKWNDDEWAAIKRRCAGVDSLRDADIAGCERLLAHAKACGFKVQHKQQDGKKSRPIDRTDPARKLRKLWLRGHALGIIQSPEESALCSWASNSRSANVTALLEAFGPDDWDAAIERLKKWLYREIQQGRLSCGEHTGIVPREAATALIWERPVVCAECGKPMTWTPAHRESRRGTRRAG
- the rmf gene encoding ribosome modulation factor, with the protein product MSRETRRRANRLNQQAINQDVAHGQGSAAGLAGGPLDSCPYRRADLRNYWIRGWHEGRELAERYAAPAPTLTDEGRAALAAIRKMLEQKG